The following are from one region of the Capsicum annuum cultivar UCD-10X-F1 chromosome 1, UCD10Xv1.1, whole genome shotgun sequence genome:
- the LOC107872236 gene encoding tyramine N-feruloyltransferase 4/11 produces MASAISETITTNGSSENNNLTITGKIHTRVRLATKSDLHHIYQLFYQIHAYHNFTHLYKTTESSLGDLLFKENPLPLFYGPSVLLLEVSPTPFTQPKNNKDELGFKPVLTTFDLKFPVVEGQVEEFQSIYDDGNDKRDVFIAGYAFFYANYSCFYDKPGFYFESLYFRESYRKLGMGRLLFGTVASIAANNGFVSVEGIVAVWNKKSYDFYIDMGVEIFDEFRYGKLHGENLQKYADKEINDAGST; encoded by the coding sequence ATGGCTTCAGCTATATCTGAAACAATAACCACCAACGGATCATCCGAAAATAACAACCTTACGATCACCGGAAAGATACATACTCGAGTCCGCCTCGCTACGAAATCTGATCTGCACCATATATACCAATTATTTTACCAAATCCATGCATACCATAATTTCACTCATTTATACAAAACCACCGAGTCCTCCTTAGGGGACTtacttttcaaagaaaatcctcTTCCGCTGTTCTACGGGCCATCCGTACTTTTACTCGAAGTCTCCCCAACGCCTTTTACCCAACCCAAAAATAACAAGGACGAATTAGGGTTCAAGCCCGTCCTTACAACGTTCGACCTTAAATTCCCAGTTGTGGAAGGACAAGTTGAGGAGTTTCAGTCCATATACGATGATGGGAATGATAAGCGTGATGTTTTCATAGCGGGATACGCTTTCTTTTATGCGAATTATTCATGCTTCTATGATAAACCGGGGTTCTATTTCGAGAGCCTTTACTTCAGGGAGAGTTATCGTAAGTTGGGAATGGGGAGATTGTTGTTCGGAACAGTTGCGTCTATAGCTGCAAACAATGGGTTCGTATCAGTGGAGGGAATAGTAGCAGTTTGGAATAAGAAGTCGTATGATTTTTACATAGATATGGGGGTTGAAATATTTGATGAGTTTAGATATGGCAAATTGCATGGTGAAAATCTTCAAAAGTATGCTGATAAGGAGATAAATGATGCAGGAAGCACTTAG